From one Actinomyces sp. Marseille-P3109 genomic stretch:
- a CDS encoding phosphotransferase has product MSEVPEDLRGGSTEVTKVGGRVLRRRRQGSANVEWLLTVLECRGFRYSPRFLGLSDDDRQVLGFIEGQTGSYPLSEELRSDEVLVSAARALHSLHEATSDLATKVVDGWMLTAVEPYEVVCHGDFAPYNCVFDGSRMVCIIDFDTAHPGSRIRDVAYAIYRFAPLTAPENAVGFGSLAEQARRARLFCDEYGEVDRTQVIEAMCQRLLDLVSYMRSQAAQGDAAFQSHLDDGHDTAYLRDIHYLRTNAAALTRALI; this is encoded by the coding sequence ATGAGCGAGGTTCCCGAGGACCTTCGGGGCGGGTCGACCGAGGTCACCAAGGTGGGCGGCAGAGTACTTCGTCGTCGGCGCCAGGGCAGCGCCAATGTCGAGTGGCTGCTCACCGTGCTGGAGTGCCGGGGGTTCAGGTACTCACCGAGATTTCTTGGTCTGTCCGACGACGACCGGCAGGTCCTCGGGTTCATTGAGGGCCAGACCGGCTCCTACCCGCTGTCTGAGGAACTGCGCAGCGACGAGGTGCTCGTCTCGGCGGCACGAGCGCTGCACTCACTGCACGAGGCGACCAGCGACTTGGCGACCAAAGTGGTGGACGGCTGGATGCTGACTGCGGTTGAGCCCTATGAGGTCGTCTGCCACGGGGACTTCGCGCCGTACAACTGCGTCTTCGATGGAAGCCGGATGGTCTGCATCATCGACTTCGACACCGCGCACCCGGGCTCTCGCATCCGCGACGTCGCCTACGCGATCTATCGGTTCGCCCCGCTCACCGCACCAGAAAATGCGGTCGGCTTCGGCTCTCTGGCCGAGCAGGCTCGGCGGGCCCGGCTGTTCTGCGACGAGTACGGCGAGGTGGACCGGACACAGGTCATCGAGGCCATGTGCCAACGGCTGCTCGATCTGGTCAGCTACATGCGGTCTCAGGCGGCACAGGGCGACGCGGCTTTCCAGTCCCACCTCGACGACGGCCATGACACCGCCTATCTGCGTGACATCCACTATCTGAGGACCAACGCGGCGGCACTCACCAGAGCGCTCATATAA